A section of the Saccharopolyspora gregorii genome encodes:
- a CDS encoding MFS transporter — MPREIWILVGGSFIVAIGMGIVSPALPAFATSFDVGVTAASFIVSAFAFMRLAFAPASGRLVAWFGERPIYVWGISIVGVSSAACAFATSYWQLLVFRALGGIGSTMFTVSVVALLVRLAPPQQRGRASGLWATSFLLGNISGPIIGSVMVGFSLRMPFLTYGAALFLAAFIGWLLLRKSTLAAPVKDDVPAMTVREALRSRTYRAAMLSNFSMGWAVYGVRIALIPLFVVEALRSTQAMGGVALSVFAVGNAAVIMVSGRLSDLHGRKPLVLVGLAVSGLGTAALGFSGSVPVFLAVSLVAGVGAGLLNPAQNAAVADLVGAKGKGGPVLAAFQMSADVGSILGPLVTGVLADLISYRAAFAVTGLTAVLALAAWFAAPETSGRRGTAELVLSTGEGDAHVQRVEK; from the coding sequence TTGCCCCGCGAGATCTGGATCCTGGTCGGCGGCAGCTTCATCGTCGCGATCGGCATGGGCATCGTCTCGCCCGCGCTGCCGGCCTTCGCGACCTCCTTCGACGTGGGCGTGACGGCGGCGTCGTTCATCGTCAGCGCGTTCGCGTTCATGCGCCTGGCCTTCGCCCCCGCCAGCGGGCGGCTCGTCGCCTGGTTCGGCGAGCGGCCGATCTACGTGTGGGGCATCAGCATCGTCGGCGTCAGCAGCGCGGCCTGCGCGTTCGCCACCTCGTACTGGCAGCTGCTGGTGTTCCGCGCGCTCGGCGGCATCGGCTCCACCATGTTCACCGTCTCGGTGGTGGCGCTGCTGGTGCGGCTCGCGCCGCCGCAGCAGCGCGGGCGCGCGTCCGGGTTGTGGGCGACGAGCTTCCTGCTGGGCAACATCTCCGGGCCGATCATCGGCAGCGTCATGGTGGGCTTCTCGCTGCGGATGCCGTTCCTGACCTACGGGGCGGCGCTGTTCCTCGCCGCGTTCATCGGCTGGCTGCTGCTGCGGAAGTCGACGCTGGCGGCACCGGTGAAGGACGACGTCCCGGCGATGACGGTCCGGGAAGCGCTGCGCTCGCGCACCTACCGGGCGGCGATGCTGTCGAACTTCAGCATGGGCTGGGCGGTGTACGGGGTGCGGATCGCGCTGATCCCGCTGTTCGTCGTCGAAGCGCTGCGCTCCACGCAGGCGATGGGTGGCGTGGCGCTGTCGGTGTTCGCCGTCGGCAACGCCGCCGTGATCATGGTGTCCGGGCGGCTCTCCGACCTGCACGGCCGGAAACCGCTGGTGCTCGTCGGGCTGGCCGTGTCGGGGCTCGGCACCGCGGCGCTGGGCTTCAGCGGTTCGGTGCCGGTGTTCCTGGCGGTGTCGCTGGTCGCCGGGGTCGGTGCGGGGCTGCTGAACCCGGCGCAGAACGCGGCCGTCGCCGACCTCGTCGGTGCGAAGGGCAAGGGCGGGCCGGTGCTGGCCGCGTTCCAGATGAGCGCGGACGTCGGGTCGATCCTCGGGCCGCTGGTCACCGGGGTGCTCGCCGACCTCATCTCCTACCGAGCCGCGTTCGCGGTGACCGGGCTGACCGCGGTGCTGGCGCTGGCCGCGTGGTTCGCCGCGCCCGAGACGAGCGGCCGCCGCGGCACCGCCGAACTCGTCCTGAGCACCGGCGAAGGCGACGCGCACGTCCAGCGCGTCGAGAAGTAG
- a CDS encoding M15 family metallopeptidase, translating into MTTTPHLRNRITTASAVALLGALGVAVTIAASPALRGEPTAEDGAIPDDREVSVFDDAEPAVGKLDEDLLEALRAAATEAEDEGLRFRVNSGWRSPGLQERMLQDAVTTYGSRAEAARWVATAETSAHVSGQAVDIGPYDASDWLVRHGDDHGLCQIYANEPWHFELRPLAVTEGCPQPYTDPTEDPRIHP; encoded by the coding sequence ATGACCACGACACCGCACCTCCGGAACCGGATCACCACCGCCTCCGCCGTCGCGCTGCTCGGCGCCCTCGGCGTCGCGGTGACGATCGCCGCTTCTCCCGCGCTGCGCGGCGAACCCACCGCCGAGGACGGCGCGATCCCCGACGACCGGGAGGTGTCGGTGTTCGACGACGCCGAACCCGCCGTCGGGAAGCTCGACGAGGACCTGCTGGAGGCGCTGCGGGCCGCCGCGACCGAGGCCGAGGACGAGGGACTGCGGTTCCGCGTCAACAGCGGCTGGCGATCACCGGGCCTCCAGGAACGGATGTTGCAGGACGCCGTCACCACCTACGGTTCCCGCGCCGAGGCCGCGCGCTGGGTCGCCACCGCCGAGACCTCCGCGCACGTGTCCGGCCAGGCCGTGGACATCGGTCCGTACGACGCCTCGGACTGGCTGGTCCGGCACGGTGACGACCACGGGCTCTGCCAGATCTACGCCAACGAGCCGTGGCACTTCGAACTCCGCCCGCTGGCCGTCACCGAGGGCTGCCCGCAGCCCTACACCGACCCCACCGAGGACCCCCGGATCCACCCGTGA
- a CDS encoding response regulator transcription factor, giving the protein MRVLIVEDERYLAEAIRDGLRLEAIAADVAGDGDTALELLQVNSYDLAVLDRDVPGPSGDDVARWIVGSGSGIPILMLTAADRLHDKETGFELGADDYLTKPFALRELVLRLRALDRRRERSRPPVREIAGLRLDPFRREVFRDGRHVALTRKQFAVLEVLVGAEGGVVSAEELLARAWDENADPFTNAVRITVSALRKRLGEPWLIATVPGVGYRIEAAVDDRG; this is encoded by the coding sequence ATGCGAGTGCTGATCGTCGAGGACGAGCGCTACCTGGCCGAGGCGATCCGGGACGGCCTGCGGCTGGAGGCGATCGCCGCCGACGTGGCCGGGGACGGCGACACCGCGCTGGAGCTGCTGCAGGTCAACTCCTACGATCTCGCGGTCCTCGACCGGGACGTCCCCGGCCCGTCCGGGGACGACGTGGCGCGGTGGATCGTCGGCTCGGGCAGCGGGATCCCCATCCTGATGCTCACCGCCGCGGATCGGTTGCACGACAAGGAGACCGGCTTCGAGCTCGGCGCCGACGACTACTTGACGAAACCGTTCGCGCTGCGGGAGCTGGTGCTGCGGCTGCGCGCGCTGGACCGCAGGCGGGAGCGGTCCCGGCCGCCGGTGCGGGAGATCGCAGGGCTGCGGCTGGACCCGTTCCGGCGCGAGGTGTTCCGCGACGGCAGGCACGTCGCGCTCACCCGCAAGCAGTTCGCGGTGCTGGAAGTCCTCGTCGGCGCGGAGGGCGGCGTGGTCAGCGCGGAGGAGCTGCTGGCGCGGGCCTGGGACGAGAACGCCGACCCGTTCACCAACGCGGTCCGCATCACGGTGTCCGCGCTGCGCAAACGGCTCGGCGAACCCTGGCTGATCGCGACCGTCCCCGGCGTCGGCTACCGGATCGAGGCCGCGGTGGACGACCGTGGCTAG
- a CDS encoding sensor histidine kinase, with translation MSARFKLAVSYAGFLVVASALLLAVVWVFLLRYVPEQVNTPGGFVPGRRDLVRAFAPKAALVLAAVLVFGLAGGWFLAGRMLSPLRRIGAAARLAADGSLSHRIRLPGRRDEFRDLADVFDAMLAQLEAHTAEQRRFAANASHELRTPLAISRTLLDVASHDPDPDVDALVTRLRQVNTRAVELTEALLLLARADRGSFSSEPVDLSLLVDEAVETSLPLAERRGVELDAGGDAAWASGSAALLLPMVTNLVQNALVHNLPGGGAVRVRTEARPDVAVLLVENTGAVLPPEVVGTLTEPFQRGAERVRDDEHAGVGLGLAIVRSVVRAHHGNLDLAPRPGGGLRITAELPAARPS, from the coding sequence ATGAGCGCCCGGTTCAAGCTGGCCGTGAGCTACGCCGGGTTCCTCGTCGTCGCGAGCGCCCTGCTGCTCGCCGTGGTGTGGGTGTTCCTGCTGCGCTACGTGCCGGAACAGGTGAACACGCCGGGCGGTTTCGTGCCGGGGCGCCGGGACCTGGTGCGCGCGTTCGCGCCGAAGGCGGCGCTGGTGCTGGCGGCCGTGCTGGTGTTCGGGCTGGCCGGCGGCTGGTTCCTCGCCGGGCGGATGTTGTCGCCGCTGCGCCGGATCGGCGCGGCCGCGCGGCTGGCGGCGGACGGTTCGCTCTCGCACCGGATCCGGTTGCCGGGGCGGCGGGACGAGTTCCGGGACCTCGCCGACGTCTTCGACGCCATGCTCGCGCAGCTGGAGGCGCACACCGCGGAACAGCGGCGGTTCGCCGCGAACGCCTCGCACGAGCTGCGCACCCCGCTGGCGATCTCGCGGACGCTGCTCGACGTGGCCAGCCACGACCCGGACCCGGACGTGGACGCGCTCGTCACCCGGCTGCGGCAGGTCAACACCAGGGCAGTGGAGCTGACGGAGGCCCTGCTGCTGCTCGCCCGCGCCGACCGGGGTTCCTTCAGCAGCGAACCGGTCGACCTGTCGTTGCTGGTGGACGAGGCGGTCGAGACGTCGCTGCCGCTGGCCGAGCGGCGCGGTGTCGAGCTCGACGCGGGCGGGGACGCGGCGTGGGCGTCCGGTTCGGCGGCGCTGCTGCTGCCGATGGTGACGAACCTCGTGCAGAACGCGCTCGTGCACAACCTGCCGGGCGGGGGTGCGGTGCGGGTGCGCACCGAGGCGCGGCCGGACGTCGCGGTGCTGCTGGTCGAGAACACCGGCGCGGTCCTCCCGCCGGAGGTGGTGGGGACGTTGACCGAGCCGTTCCAGCGCGGCGCGGAGCGGGTGCGCGACGACGAGCACGCGGGCGTCGGGCTCGGCCTGGCGATCGTGCGCAGCGTCGTGCGCGCGCACCACGGGAACCTCGACCTGGCGCCCCGGCCCGGAGGTGGTCTCCGCATCACCGCCGAACTGCCCGCGGCGCGGCCGAGCTGA
- a CDS encoding sucrase ferredoxin — protein MTGHHWPRCSFVAEAAGDPLEGSAPPAQRWFLLEHPGPWGRDALTGSGLDPAVVTAITGWAADAGARVLLVRRPGRNASGAVRRWFRVDSRPGRESVRGGAVASAAELVDAVDAPGEPVAGPLNLVCAHGRHDTCCAVRGRPVAAALAAAAPGGTWECSHLGGCRFAPALVLLPHGYALGGIPAVDAVGAARDYAAGNLDARWVRGRTSLPPAAQAAQHHARAATGATGVDELRPVAVEPDGDAGWRVELADPDVAVRLRERWVATGRPLTCAATAPGRMRVFDLLDLRG, from the coding sequence GTGACCGGGCACCACTGGCCGCGCTGCTCCTTCGTCGCCGAGGCCGCGGGCGACCCGCTGGAGGGGTCGGCGCCGCCCGCGCAGCGGTGGTTCCTCCTCGAACACCCCGGGCCGTGGGGGCGGGACGCGCTCACCGGGTCCGGGCTCGACCCGGCCGTCGTCACCGCGATCACCGGGTGGGCCGCCGACGCGGGCGCGCGCGTGCTGCTGGTGCGCCGGCCCGGGCGCAACGCGAGCGGAGCGGTCCGCCGCTGGTTCCGGGTGGACTCCCGGCCGGGACGCGAATCCGTCCGGGGCGGCGCGGTCGCCTCGGCCGCCGAACTGGTCGACGCGGTGGACGCACCCGGCGAACCCGTCGCGGGGCCGCTGAACCTGGTGTGCGCGCATGGCAGGCACGACACCTGCTGCGCGGTGCGCGGCCGACCGGTGGCCGCGGCCCTCGCCGCGGCGGCGCCCGGCGGCACGTGGGAGTGCAGCCACCTCGGCGGCTGCCGGTTCGCGCCCGCGCTGGTGCTGCTGCCGCACGGCTACGCCCTCGGCGGCATCCCGGCGGTGGACGCGGTCGGGGCCGCGCGCGACTACGCCGCCGGGAACCTCGACGCCCGCTGGGTGCGCGGCCGCACCTCGCTGCCCCCGGCCGCGCAGGCCGCGCAGCACCACGCGCGGGCCGCCACCGGGGCGACCGGCGTGGACGAGCTGCGGCCCGTCGCCGTCGAACCCGACGGGGACGCCGGCTGGCGGGTGGAACTCGCCGATCCGGACGTCGCGGTGCGGCTGCGCGAGCGGTGGGTCGCCACCGGGAGACCGTTGACCTGCGCGGCCACCGCACCCGGCCGGATGCGGGTGTTCGACCTCCTCGACCTGCGCGGCTGA
- a CDS encoding cupin domain-containing protein: MPAELSSPVEGAAAPAAALSRVVGPDVDAFARRHWGREPLLRRGADPDSFRDVLDLDGVDELLSRRGLRTPFLRLAKQGEVVDSGSFTGPGGVGAEIGDQVRDDRVAALFADGTTVVLQALHRTWSGVIDLTTGLAAELGHPVQANAYVTPPSSRGFAAHYDVHDVFVLQLAGRKHWTVHAPVHPDPLRDQPWNDHASAVTARARDEAPEIDAVLEPGDAMYLPRGWLHAATALGDVSAHLTVGVHVLTRFALVEALTALCARDPELRASLPLGVDVADPVELAPHLDAVRAALTRALREVPADDVARRVRGRVWSGGRPEPVRPVATAEFAGGLAAGDAVRRRAGLHHRVVDGADEVVLELPDRWLALPAGTADAVRELLTGGTFRVGELPGLDEADQVVLVRRLLREGVLVPAAFP; the protein is encoded by the coding sequence GTGCCCGCTGAACTGAGCAGCCCCGTGGAGGGCGCCGCCGCACCCGCGGCGGCGCTCTCCCGCGTCGTGGGGCCCGACGTGGACGCGTTCGCCCGGCGGCACTGGGGCCGCGAACCGCTGCTGCGGCGCGGCGCCGACCCGGACTCGTTCCGGGACGTGCTCGACCTCGACGGCGTCGACGAGCTGCTCTCCCGCCGCGGCCTGCGCACCCCGTTCCTGCGCCTCGCCAAGCAGGGCGAGGTCGTCGATTCCGGATCGTTCACCGGGCCCGGCGGGGTGGGCGCCGAGATCGGCGACCAGGTGCGCGACGACCGGGTCGCCGCGCTGTTCGCCGACGGGACCACCGTGGTGCTGCAGGCGCTGCATCGGACCTGGTCCGGGGTCATCGACCTCACCACCGGCCTCGCCGCGGAACTCGGCCATCCGGTGCAGGCCAACGCGTACGTGACGCCGCCGTCCTCCCGCGGGTTCGCCGCCCACTACGACGTGCACGACGTGTTCGTGCTGCAGCTCGCCGGGCGCAAGCACTGGACGGTGCACGCGCCCGTGCACCCGGACCCGCTGCGCGACCAGCCGTGGAACGACCACGCGTCGGCCGTCACCGCACGCGCGCGCGACGAGGCTCCGGAGATCGACGCGGTGCTGGAGCCGGGCGATGCGATGTACCTGCCGCGCGGGTGGCTGCACGCCGCGACCGCGCTCGGCGACGTGTCGGCGCACCTGACGGTGGGCGTGCACGTGCTGACCCGGTTCGCGCTGGTGGAGGCGCTGACCGCGCTCTGCGCGCGGGACCCGGAGCTGCGGGCCTCGCTGCCGCTGGGCGTCGACGTCGCCGACCCCGTGGAGCTCGCCCCGCACCTCGACGCGGTGCGCGCCGCGCTCACCCGCGCGCTGCGGGAGGTGCCCGCCGACGACGTCGCGCGCCGCGTCCGCGGCCGGGTCTGGTCCGGCGGGCGTCCCGAACCGGTGCGGCCGGTCGCCACCGCCGAGTTCGCCGGCGGGCTGGCGGCCGGGGACGCCGTGCGGCGGCGTGCCGGGCTGCACCACCGGGTCGTCGACGGCGCGGACGAAGTGGTGCTGGAGCTGCCGGACCGGTGGCTCGCGCTGCCCGCGGGCACCGCGGACGCCGTGCGCGAACTGCTCACCGGCGGCACGTTCCGGGTGGGCGAGCTGCCCGGGCTGGACGAGGCCGATCAGGTCGTGCTGGTCCGCAGGCTGCTGCGGGAGGGCGTGCTCGTCCCCGCGGCCTTCCCGTGA
- a CDS encoding GNAT family N-acetyltransferase yields the protein MDVLDEPVLASLRGRHAHLARWCGTAATYLPGVTTFAAVAEPGPAAWDDLARLLGSGALADMFSSEAVPPPGWEPVFALEARQLIGPAEPAPVGPGADVVELGAADVPAMLDLVARTEPGPFWPRTRELGTYLGIHEDGALVAMAGERLRPPGWTEISAVCTAPGARGRGHAARLVRTLAGRIAARGERAFLHVTDTNTAALGLYERLGFRTRRPVTFRGHRVP from the coding sequence GTGGACGTGCTGGATGAGCCGGTGCTGGCGTCGTTGCGGGGGCGGCACGCGCACCTCGCTCGGTGGTGCGGGACGGCGGCGACGTACCTGCCCGGGGTGACGACGTTCGCGGCGGTCGCCGAACCGGGCCCGGCGGCGTGGGACGACCTGGCGCGGCTGCTCGGTTCCGGGGCGCTCGCCGACATGTTCAGCTCCGAAGCGGTGCCGCCGCCCGGCTGGGAACCGGTGTTCGCGCTCGAAGCCCGGCAGCTGATCGGCCCCGCCGAGCCCGCGCCCGTCGGTCCCGGCGCCGACGTGGTCGAACTGGGCGCCGCGGACGTGCCCGCGATGCTCGACCTGGTCGCCCGGACCGAGCCGGGACCGTTCTGGCCGCGCACCCGGGAGCTCGGCACCTACCTGGGCATCCACGAGGACGGCGCGCTGGTGGCGATGGCGGGCGAACGGCTCCGGCCGCCGGGCTGGACGGAGATCAGCGCCGTGTGCACCGCGCCCGGAGCGCGCGGGCGCGGGCACGCGGCCCGGCTGGTCCGCACGCTGGCCGGGCGCATCGCCGCGCGCGGCGAACGGGCCTTCCTGCACGTCACCGACACCAACACCGCGGCCCTCGGGCTCTACGAGCGGCTCGGTTTCCGGACCCGCAGGCCGGTGACCTTCCGCGGCCACCGCGTCCCCTGA
- a CDS encoding FadR/GntR family transcriptional regulator gives MAEDTAPGEIRRSDEVVAGLLRRILDGRLRPGDRLPAERDLATEYGVSRTALREAMSNLTGRGLIASRGGSGLRITAVAPERAQEALFLYLRDNDLDYRSIHEVREVIEVHAAGAAAERGDAETALLLSAANEELRASGEDVARAVAADFEFHRLVSVMAGNEIFSLLLSSLRGGLIRVREHNLTLRAAHQEACDSHQAIVDAITAHDPDAARAAMASHLSAVFGYWHGD, from the coding sequence GTGGCCGAGGACACCGCACCCGGCGAGATCCGCCGCTCGGACGAGGTGGTGGCGGGGCTGCTGCGGCGCATCCTGGACGGCAGGCTGCGGCCCGGCGACCGGCTGCCCGCCGAACGCGACCTCGCCACCGAGTACGGCGTCTCCCGGACCGCGCTGCGCGAAGCCATGAGCAACCTGACCGGGCGCGGCCTGATCGCCTCCCGCGGCGGCAGCGGGCTGCGCATCACCGCGGTCGCGCCGGAACGCGCGCAGGAAGCGCTCTTCCTGTACCTGCGGGACAACGACCTCGACTACCGCTCCATCCACGAGGTGCGCGAGGTGATCGAGGTGCACGCCGCGGGCGCCGCCGCCGAACGCGGCGACGCCGAGACCGCTCTCCTGCTCAGCGCCGCCAACGAGGAGCTGCGCGCCAGCGGCGAGGACGTGGCCCGCGCCGTCGCCGCCGACTTCGAGTTCCACCGGCTGGTCAGCGTCATGGCGGGCAACGAGATCTTCAGCCTGCTGCTGTCCTCGCTGCGCGGCGGGCTGATCCGGGTGCGCGAGCACAACCTCACCCTGCGCGCCGCCCACCAGGAGGCCTGCGACTCGCACCAGGCCATCGTCGACGCCATCACCGCGCACGACCCGGACGCGGCGCGCGCCGCGATGGCGAGCCACCTCAGCGCGGTGTTCGGCTACTGGCATGGGGACTGA
- a CDS encoding VOC family protein has translation MAEPPVPAGPIDHVALITGDADRTARWYAQHLGLHVVRDEFVDAVGVRLVWLYPRGCSPGGTAAGLQLLEPHRPGPPLTHLRERGEGLHHFCFAIDDLDAVLRSAGQPPEDAFTGGFGLPCAFLAESAGGELVELVQRPA, from the coding sequence GTGGCTGAGCCGCCCGTCCCCGCGGGCCCGATCGACCACGTCGCGCTCATCACCGGCGACGCCGACCGCACCGCCCGCTGGTACGCGCAGCACCTGGGCCTGCACGTCGTCCGGGACGAGTTCGTCGACGCGGTCGGGGTCCGGCTGGTCTGGCTCTACCCGCGCGGCTGCTCGCCCGGGGGCACCGCCGCCGGGCTCCAGCTGCTCGAACCGCACCGCCCCGGGCCGCCGCTGACCCACCTGCGGGAGCGCGGCGAAGGGCTGCACCACTTCTGCTTCGCCATCGACGACCTCGACGCGGTGCTGCGCTCGGCCGGGCAGCCACCGGAGGACGCCTTCACCGGTGGATTCGGGCTGCCGTGCGCGTTCCTCGCCGAATCCGCGGGCGGCGAACTCGTCGAACTCGTCCAACGGCCGGCCTGA
- a CDS encoding GntP family permease codes for MIAARAAAAAPLTGHDIRLMAVLLGGIVFVAVAVSALKLHPVLALLSGGVLVGLAAGLGVTGTVEGLTTGIGKTLGETGVLIALGAMFGAVLSESGAASRIVQTLTGGVGVRGLPWVVLAASVLIGLPMFFEVGFVTLIPVVLLLARRTGIELTLLAFPLLAGLDAAQCLLPPHPGPVGAAGALGSSIGLVLVLGLVVAAPAVLLTGPWLGRLMRRWVRARPPAGLERLFAADGSDVPRPPGRARSFAVILLPVLLMLGKAATDLFWADGTGPVHAVVELAGEPAIALLISVLVAVVVLGGLSGTPREVRERWVGSSLAPIAGITFIVGAAGGFSRVIVESGTADAVLDLASGAGVPTLLLTFGIAAILVAALGSATVAGVTAATLVAPSVGALDPVHLALLVLAAGAGSSFLLHVNSAGFWLSKEYFGLTVGENLRVWTLSHTVLSVTSMAGVSLLWVLL; via the coding sequence GTGATCGCCGCGCGAGCCGCCGCCGCGGCACCGCTCACCGGGCACGACATCCGCCTCATGGCGGTCCTGCTCGGCGGGATCGTCTTCGTTGCCGTCGCCGTCAGCGCGCTCAAGCTGCACCCGGTGCTGGCGCTGCTCAGCGGCGGCGTGCTGGTGGGGCTGGCCGCCGGGCTCGGTGTCACCGGCACCGTCGAAGGGCTCACCACCGGCATCGGCAAGACGCTCGGCGAGACCGGGGTGCTGATCGCGCTGGGCGCCATGTTCGGCGCGGTGCTGTCCGAATCCGGCGCGGCCTCGCGGATCGTGCAGACCCTGACCGGCGGGGTGGGCGTGCGGGGACTGCCCTGGGTGGTGCTCGCCGCGTCCGTCCTCATCGGACTCCCGATGTTCTTCGAGGTCGGGTTCGTGACGCTGATCCCGGTGGTGCTGCTGCTCGCGCGGCGCACCGGCATCGAGCTCACGCTGCTCGCCTTCCCGCTGCTGGCCGGGCTGGACGCGGCGCAGTGCCTGCTGCCGCCGCACCCCGGTCCGGTCGGCGCGGCCGGAGCGCTCGGGTCCAGCATCGGACTGGTCCTGGTGCTCGGGCTGGTCGTCGCGGCCCCCGCCGTGCTGCTCACCGGCCCGTGGCTCGGTCGGCTGATGCGGCGCTGGGTGCGGGCGCGCCCGCCCGCCGGGCTGGAGCGGTTGTTCGCCGCCGACGGGAGCGACGTGCCGCGCCCGCCGGGACGCGCCCGCAGCTTCGCGGTGATCCTGCTGCCGGTGCTGCTCATGCTCGGCAAGGCCGCCACCGACCTGTTCTGGGCCGACGGCACCGGGCCGGTGCACGCGGTGGTCGAACTCGCCGGAGAACCGGCCATCGCCCTGCTGATCTCGGTGCTGGTGGCCGTCGTCGTGCTGGGCGGGCTGTCCGGCACGCCCCGCGAAGTGCGCGAGCGCTGGGTCGGCTCGTCGCTGGCGCCGATCGCCGGGATCACGTTCATCGTCGGTGCGGCCGGCGGGTTCAGCCGCGTCATCGTCGAGTCCGGCACCGCCGACGCGGTGCTCGACCTGGCCTCCGGGGCCGGGGTGCCGACGCTGCTGCTGACCTTCGGCATCGCCGCGATCCTGGTCGCCGCGCTCGGCTCCGCCACGGTGGCGGGCGTGACCGCGGCGACGCTGGTGGCCCCCAGCGTCGGCGCGCTGGACCCGGTGCACCTGGCGCTGCTGGTGCTGGCCGCGGGCGCGGGATCCTCGTTCCTGCTGCACGTCAACAGCGCCGGTTTCTGGCTCAGCAAGGAGTACTTCGGTCTGACCGTCGGCGAGAACCTGCGGGTGTGGACGCTGAGCCACACCGTGCTGTCGGTGACCTCGATGGCCGGGGTGAGCCTGCTGTGGGTCCTGCTGTGA
- a CDS encoding isocitrate/isopropylmalate dehydrogenase family protein: MTTYRIAVLGGDGIGPETTAEALKVAAAAAELGGFGLDFEELDASAGRWQRTGVAMPDEQYAACAAADAIYLGAIGLPEARHPDGREVNGDVIFRLRFGLDLYAGIRPVHSIPALPQPLTRGDGIDYVVVRENVEGLYASREGGTNVRGEVATDTIVITRRGTEKVVRQAFELARSRHAANPARPAKVTCVDKANVLSSYAFFREVFDSVADKYPDVQRDHAYVDAMTAYQVQRPQSLDVLVAENMFGDIISDLAAASVGGLGLSGSGDVGDEHGLFQSSHGSAPDIAGQGIANPVAAVLSAGLMLDWLGRRREDPAAVRAGALVERAVDTALQDPSGRTPDLGGAASTAQAGDAIVRALKELEF; encoded by the coding sequence ATGACCACCTACCGGATCGCCGTGCTCGGCGGGGACGGGATCGGGCCCGAGACCACCGCCGAAGCGCTCAAGGTCGCCGCGGCCGCCGCCGAACTGGGCGGGTTCGGCCTCGACTTCGAGGAGCTCGACGCGAGCGCCGGGCGCTGGCAGCGCACCGGCGTCGCCATGCCCGACGAGCAGTACGCGGCCTGCGCCGCCGCGGACGCCATCTACCTGGGCGCGATCGGCCTGCCCGAGGCGCGCCATCCGGACGGCCGCGAGGTCAACGGCGACGTCATCTTCCGGCTGCGCTTCGGCCTCGACCTCTACGCCGGGATCCGCCCGGTGCACTCGATCCCGGCGCTGCCGCAGCCGCTGACCCGCGGTGACGGCATCGACTACGTGGTGGTGCGGGAGAACGTCGAAGGCCTCTACGCCTCCCGCGAGGGCGGGACGAACGTGCGCGGCGAGGTCGCCACCGACACCATCGTGATCACCCGGCGGGGCACCGAGAAGGTGGTGCGGCAGGCCTTCGAGCTCGCCCGCTCCCGGCACGCGGCGAACCCGGCGCGCCCAGCGAAGGTGACCTGCGTGGACAAGGCCAACGTGCTGTCCAGCTACGCGTTCTTCCGCGAGGTCTTCGACTCGGTCGCCGACAAGTACCCGGACGTGCAGCGCGACCACGCCTACGTGGACGCGATGACGGCCTACCAGGTGCAGCGCCCGCAGTCGCTGGACGTGCTGGTCGCCGAGAACATGTTCGGCGACATCATCTCCGACCTGGCCGCCGCCTCGGTCGGCGGGCTGGGGCTCTCCGGCAGCGGCGACGTCGGCGACGAGCACGGCCTGTTCCAGTCCTCGCACGGTTCCGCCCCGGACATCGCTGGGCAGGGCATCGCGAACCCGGTCGCCGCGGTGCTCTCGGCGGGACTCATGCTGGACTGGCTGGGCCGCCGCCGCGAGGACCCGGCGGCGGTGCGCGCGGGCGCGCTGGTCGAACGCGCGGTGGACACCGCGCTGCAGGACCCGTCCGGCCGCACCCCCGACCTCGGCGGCGCCGCCTCCACCGCGCAGGCTGGAGACGCGATCGTGCGCGCGCTGAAGGAGTTGGAGTTCTGA